A region of Myxococcus stipitatus DSM 14675 DNA encodes the following proteins:
- a CDS encoding bifunctional aspartate transaminase/aspartate 4-decarboxylase — protein sequence MSTETTTEADTGTRSDEDVASTRELHKLSPFELKDTLIELADESAKTRAAVMLNAGRGNPNWIATTPREAFFLLGQFALRECRRTWNEPEVGLAGMPRSPDIAQRLRDFLETCDDSPAVRLLRDSVEYGVRELGFDADAFVWELTDAAIGDNYPVPDRMLVHAERIVQTYLAREMCDGRPPPGRFDLFAVEGGTAAMAYIFRSLMVNGVLKKGDTIALGTPIFTPYLEIPRLEEFDLRTVDIRQSEMTAEGRHTWQYPESELRKLEDPRIKAFFVVHPGNPGATAMRRESLDLLVSIVQKKRPDLLLLTDDVYGTFVEGFRSLAAELPHNTLLVYSYSKHFGCTGWRLGVVALHEDNILDTMLARLPASQRELLDERYGSISLKPEQLKFIDRMVADSRAVALNHTAGLSLPQQLQMTLFSMFSLLDKDDAYKKRCRRICRERLASLYEGMGIDLPEDPLRTAYYQTLDLEAWARKHIGAEFVEYERARHDPLDIVLSLARRHGVVLLNGSGFEGPEWSARVSLANLDDDAYPRIGQSLKDIVIRAIREWQQHDLDS from the coding sequence ATGAGCACGGAGACGACGACCGAGGCGGACACGGGCACCCGGAGCGATGAGGATGTCGCCTCCACGCGCGAGCTCCACAAGCTCAGCCCGTTCGAGCTCAAGGACACGCTCATCGAGCTGGCGGATGAGTCCGCGAAGACACGCGCGGCGGTGATGCTCAACGCGGGGCGCGGCAACCCCAACTGGATTGCCACCACGCCGCGCGAGGCGTTCTTCCTCCTGGGCCAGTTCGCCCTGCGCGAGTGCCGCCGCACGTGGAACGAGCCGGAGGTGGGCCTGGCGGGCATGCCTCGCTCACCGGACATCGCCCAGCGGCTGCGCGACTTCCTGGAGACGTGTGACGACAGCCCCGCCGTCCGACTGCTGCGCGACTCGGTGGAGTACGGCGTCCGCGAGCTGGGGTTCGACGCGGATGCCTTCGTCTGGGAGCTCACCGACGCGGCCATCGGCGACAACTACCCGGTGCCGGACCGGATGCTCGTCCACGCCGAGCGCATCGTGCAGACCTACCTGGCTCGAGAGATGTGCGACGGCCGTCCGCCTCCGGGCCGGTTCGACCTGTTCGCCGTCGAGGGCGGCACCGCCGCGATGGCGTACATCTTCCGCTCGCTGATGGTGAATGGCGTGCTCAAGAAGGGCGACACCATCGCGCTGGGCACGCCCATCTTCACGCCCTACCTGGAGATTCCCCGGCTGGAGGAGTTCGACCTGCGCACGGTGGACATCCGCCAGAGCGAGATGACCGCGGAGGGCCGACACACCTGGCAGTATCCGGAGTCGGAGCTGCGCAAGCTGGAGGACCCGCGCATCAAGGCGTTCTTCGTCGTGCACCCCGGCAACCCGGGTGCGACGGCGATGCGGCGCGAGTCGCTGGACCTGCTGGTGAGCATCGTCCAGAAGAAGCGGCCGGACCTGCTGCTGCTCACCGACGATGTGTACGGCACCTTCGTGGAGGGCTTCCGCTCGCTGGCGGCGGAGCTGCCGCACAACACGCTCCTGGTCTACTCCTACTCGAAGCACTTCGGCTGCACCGGCTGGCGGCTGGGCGTGGTCGCGCTGCACGAGGACAACATCCTGGACACGATGCTGGCGCGGCTTCCGGCGTCGCAGCGCGAGCTGCTGGACGAGCGCTATGGCTCCATCTCGCTGAAGCCGGAGCAGCTGAAGTTCATCGACCGGATGGTGGCGGACAGCCGCGCCGTCGCGCTCAACCACACCGCGGGCCTGTCGCTGCCCCAGCAGCTCCAGATGACGCTCTTCTCGATGTTCTCGCTCCTGGACAAGGACGACGCCTACAAGAAGCGCTGCCGGCGCATCTGCCGCGAGCGGCTGGCCTCGCTGTACGAGGGCATGGGCATCGACCTGCCCGAGGATCCGCTGCGAACCGCGTACTACCAGACACTGGACCTGGAGGCGTGGGCGCGGAAGCACATCGGCGCGGAGTTCGTCGAGTATGAACGGGCCCGGCATGACCCGCTCGACATCGTGCTGTCCCTGGCGCGGCGGCACGGCGTGGTGCTCCTCAATGGCAGCGGCTTCGAGGGCCCCGAGTGGTCCGCCCGTGTGTCCCTGGCGAACCTGGACGATGACGCCTATCCGCGCATCGGCCAGAGCCTCAAGGACATCGTCATTCGCGCCATCCGGGAGTGGCAGCAGCACGACCTGGATTCGTAG
- a CDS encoding sodium bile acid symporter family protein — protein MLRSVIAFVLSNIVTLFMFSEGLAREPGEIRHVLERPALYVRALVVVLLFVPLVALGVVYAFRLPTVLASAILLMAVCPGAPLQVNQAKSLGANPTTSINLLLLLSVCALVTVPAWVGVLDRLLGVEFEASPDLVFRLLAVKILPPLAVGIAVRHYLPRVARAVAPWCSRVFTVLLIAVSVGLLFIVGPKLIHVAWLAVVALVMLVTVSALLGHWAGGPRMEDRKAVALAAAFAHPVLSMTIIIQSYPNYRALEVAGIVGAFVVIRLLALTPYRMWVKRQGEHEGSKRLPPHGGVPA, from the coding sequence ATGCTCAGGTCCGTGATTGCCTTCGTGCTGAGCAACATCGTCACCCTGTTCATGTTCAGCGAAGGACTGGCCCGCGAGCCCGGTGAGATTCGCCACGTCCTCGAGCGCCCCGCGCTCTACGTGCGCGCCCTGGTGGTGGTGCTGCTGTTCGTTCCGCTGGTGGCGCTGGGGGTGGTCTACGCGTTCCGACTGCCAACGGTGCTGGCGAGCGCGATCCTGCTCATGGCCGTGTGTCCTGGGGCGCCGTTGCAGGTGAACCAGGCGAAGTCCTTGGGGGCGAATCCCACCACCTCCATCAACCTGCTCTTGCTGCTCAGCGTGTGCGCGCTCGTCACCGTGCCCGCGTGGGTGGGGGTGTTGGACCGGCTGCTGGGGGTGGAGTTCGAGGCCAGCCCGGACCTGGTGTTCCGACTGCTGGCGGTGAAGATCCTTCCGCCGCTCGCGGTGGGGATTGCCGTGCGGCACTACCTGCCGCGCGTGGCGCGGGCGGTGGCGCCGTGGTGCAGCCGCGTGTTCACCGTGCTGCTCATCGCGGTGTCCGTGGGACTGCTCTTCATCGTGGGGCCGAAGCTCATCCACGTCGCGTGGCTCGCGGTGGTGGCGCTGGTGATGCTCGTCACGGTGTCCGCGCTGCTGGGGCACTGGGCGGGCGGGCCCAGGATGGAGGACCGCAAGGCGGTGGCCCTGGCCGCGGCGTTCGCGCATCCGGTGTTGTCGATGACCATCATCATCCAGAGCTACCCGAACTACCGGGCCCTGGAGGTCGCGGGCATCGTCGGTGCTTTCGTCGTCATCCGCCTGCTCGCGCTCACGCCCTATCGGATGTGGGTGAAGCGACAGGGAGAGCACGAGGGCTCGAAGAGGCTTCCCCCTCACGGCGGCGTGCCCGCGTGA
- a CDS encoding formylglycine-generating enzyme family protein, whose amino-acid sequence MTMDIVEADAARDTRYRRDEGPPRPGMEWIPGGTYWMGSDTHYPEERPTHQVTVTGFWMDRCTVTNADFARFVQTTGYVTVAERPLDAKDFPGAKPELLVPGSLVFHKTPERVDLKDLSQWWTYTPGACWHRPQGHGSTWKGQEDHPVVHVAFEDARAYATWAGKDLPSEAEWERAARAGLDRKVYVWGDEFSPGNQQMANIWQGEFPWQNLMTDGYEGTSPVGTYPPNAYGLFDMAGNVWEWTTDWFQERHQGNGGKACCIPVNPRGPPSSQKSFDPCTPEVLIPRRVVKGGSHLCASNYCLRYRPAARSPQAEDSGTTHIGFRCIARVPEG is encoded by the coding sequence ATGACCATGGATATCGTCGAAGCAGACGCGGCGCGGGACACCCGGTATCGACGTGACGAAGGCCCGCCCCGGCCAGGCATGGAGTGGATTCCCGGCGGCACGTACTGGATGGGCTCGGACACGCACTATCCCGAGGAGCGGCCCACGCACCAGGTGACGGTGACTGGCTTCTGGATGGACCGCTGCACCGTCACCAACGCGGACTTCGCGCGCTTCGTCCAGACCACCGGCTACGTCACTGTCGCGGAGCGGCCGCTCGACGCGAAGGACTTTCCTGGAGCGAAGCCGGAGCTGCTCGTCCCCGGCTCGCTGGTGTTCCACAAGACACCGGAGCGCGTCGACCTCAAGGACCTGTCCCAGTGGTGGACCTATACGCCGGGGGCTTGCTGGCACCGCCCCCAGGGCCACGGCAGCACGTGGAAGGGACAGGAGGACCATCCCGTCGTCCACGTCGCCTTCGAGGACGCGCGGGCCTACGCCACCTGGGCCGGCAAGGACCTCCCCTCCGAGGCCGAGTGGGAGCGCGCCGCTCGCGCGGGCCTGGACCGCAAGGTCTACGTCTGGGGTGATGAGTTCTCTCCGGGAAACCAGCAGATGGCGAACATCTGGCAAGGAGAGTTCCCCTGGCAGAACTTGATGACGGATGGTTACGAGGGAACCTCGCCAGTCGGCACTTATCCGCCCAACGCGTATGGCCTGTTCGACATGGCGGGCAACGTCTGGGAGTGGACCACGGACTGGTTCCAGGAACGGCACCAGGGCAACGGCGGGAAGGCGTGCTGCATCCCTGTCAATCCTCGTGGGCCCCCGTCATCCCAGAAGAGCTTCGACCCCTGCACGCCGGAGGTGCTGATTCCCCGTCGTGTCGTGAAGGGGGGCAGCCACCTCTGCGCCTCCAACTACTGCCTGCGCTACCGCCCCGCGGCACGTTCTCCCCAAGCCGAGGACAGCGGAACCACGCACATCGGGTTCCGGTGCATCGCCCGTGTTCCAGAGGGGTGA
- a CDS encoding helix-turn-helix domain-containing protein → MNEELAITIGSRARAAREKLGLTRAEVAERVGLDEPVYGRLERGKMLPKAVILHRLSEALGLSPQDLMGLAPGESVDTFLH, encoded by the coding sequence ATGAATGAAGAACTGGCCATCACCATCGGTTCGAGAGCACGAGCGGCGCGCGAGAAGCTCGGGCTGACACGCGCGGAGGTGGCCGAGCGCGTGGGGCTCGATGAACCCGTGTACGGCCGTCTGGAGCGAGGCAAGATGCTGCCCAAGGCCGTCATCCTCCATCGCCTCAGCGAGGCGCTGGGACTCTCCCCACAGGACTTGATGGGCCTGGCGCCCGGCGAGAGCGTCGACACCTTCCTCCACTGA
- a CDS encoding 2OG-Fe(II) oxygenase: protein MAKSSAGSPATSSPRPERPSGFFISDFADSYFGPVSTREIEKDFPASAADWTRLASTSDSLRTAIRQEFIEGGRVPHVCLQEALLPERAEALHQALCNARFVRHHHGPYALHVAPLNQQVPSALTDFCAWLQSKEGADFHAALVGWPEPLETRQVQVSRMDVGEHFPEHRDTDEEGLAVVYNFTRPWQPSFGGVLTFRHPEAESDLMRVPPLFNSVFIFRPSGAPHRVTEWTSAAQGHHRYSITAFILAKR from the coding sequence ATGGCAAAGTCATCAGCCGGCTCGCCAGCTACCTCGTCTCCAAGGCCTGAGCGCCCGAGCGGGTTCTTCATCTCGGACTTCGCCGACAGCTATTTCGGCCCTGTCTCCACGCGGGAGATCGAGAAGGACTTCCCCGCGTCCGCGGCGGACTGGACACGCCTCGCCTCCACATCCGACTCCTTGCGCACCGCCATCCGCCAGGAGTTCATCGAAGGCGGCCGGGTGCCCCATGTGTGCCTCCAGGAGGCCCTCCTTCCAGAGCGCGCCGAGGCGCTGCACCAGGCCCTGTGCAACGCACGCTTCGTGCGTCATCACCATGGCCCCTATGCGCTGCACGTCGCACCGCTGAATCAGCAGGTGCCGTCTGCCCTGACGGACTTCTGTGCCTGGCTTCAGAGCAAGGAGGGTGCGGACTTCCACGCGGCGCTGGTGGGCTGGCCCGAACCACTGGAGACACGACAGGTGCAGGTGTCCCGGATGGACGTGGGAGAGCACTTCCCCGAGCACCGGGACACGGACGAGGAAGGGCTCGCCGTCGTCTACAACTTCACACGGCCCTGGCAGCCTTCCTTCGGAGGTGTCCTCACCTTCAGGCATCCGGAAGCGGAGTCGGACCTGATGCGTGTCCCGCCTCTCTTCAACTCGGTGTTCATCTTCCGTCCGAGTGGCGCCCCTCACCGGGTGACGGAGTGGACATCGGCCGCCCAGGGCCACCACCGCTACTCCATCACCGCCTTCATTCTCGCGAAGCGTTGA
- a CDS encoding ATP-grasp domain-containing protein, with product MASRKKVVVIGSRSDDATRFVAEAVERRRARAVLLETDRVPDSAALSWEDGDVHWDGECLSDLRSFYIKVVRLSLPVPEAEALSERNFPRWQEQYLAERERQSFLHSVLRALHRRGGSFVNPLEAVELHYLKLHQLALLRRHRIPVPNTLATTSPEAVREFVARHRAVIYKPLGGGALVRKVEEADLTEERLQLLANCPVLFQEQIVGDEYRAYVLDGEPVAAFHIPTDGVVDARQNLHRTKPARLPKDAWALCIKGAKALGMVFTAVDLRRTREGAFVALEFNPTPAISFFDDPHDGKVISRLASYLVSKA from the coding sequence ATGGCATCGCGTAAGAAGGTCGTGGTCATCGGCTCGCGTTCGGATGACGCCACCCGCTTCGTCGCGGAAGCAGTGGAGCGTCGCCGTGCGCGAGCCGTGCTCTTGGAGACGGACCGGGTGCCGGACTCAGCCGCCTTGAGTTGGGAGGACGGCGATGTGCACTGGGACGGTGAATGTCTCAGCGACTTGCGTTCGTTCTACATCAAGGTCGTGCGGCTCTCGCTCCCTGTCCCCGAAGCCGAGGCCCTGTCCGAGCGGAACTTCCCTCGGTGGCAGGAGCAATACCTGGCGGAGCGGGAGCGCCAGTCCTTCCTCCATTCCGTCCTGCGCGCGCTCCACCGGCGTGGAGGCTCGTTCGTCAATCCGCTGGAAGCCGTTGAGCTGCACTACCTGAAGCTCCATCAACTGGCCTTGCTGCGCCGTCACCGAATACCCGTTCCCAACACCCTGGCCACCACCTCGCCAGAGGCAGTGCGCGAGTTCGTCGCGCGACACCGCGCGGTCATCTACAAGCCGCTGGGAGGCGGTGCGCTGGTGCGCAAGGTGGAGGAGGCGGACCTCACCGAGGAGCGGCTCCAATTGCTCGCCAACTGTCCCGTGCTGTTCCAGGAGCAGATTGTGGGCGACGAGTACCGCGCCTACGTGCTCGACGGTGAGCCGGTGGCCGCCTTCCACATTCCCACCGACGGCGTGGTGGACGCGCGACAGAACCTGCATCGGACGAAGCCAGCCCGCCTGCCAAAGGACGCCTGGGCGCTGTGCATCAAGGGCGCGAAGGCACTGGGCATGGTCTTCACCGCCGTCGACCTGCGGCGCACGCGGGAAGGCGCCTTCGTCGCGCTTGAATTCAACCCGACCCCCGCCATTTCCTTCTTCGATGATCCGCACGATGGCAAAGTCATCAGCCGGCTCGCCAGCTACCTCGTCTCCAAGGCCTGA
- a CDS encoding patatin-like phospholipase family protein, producing the protein MSKRRSSHKTSSKRESGKALSSAQGLLHAVGEQAPPPPPPRWVRYLEKRLTTVVALLVAFLALSQLPQVHNIVLQLPSTASLRGGGSALLAIAFSAYVILLGIFFFMSALWVFVPREDDEYPGWMRHPNRVSQGVKAICKRLVSLARFPLAEGSAGRVWLHGAIIVAAVTLGVVGWLGLLPAPWKARDPGPSIVAGLALSVGLVGLFGRRFLAWKPSLGIQVEVVTRGLVMTLGSYFLAELLWGVFIPNVPEASFRLYTIWAIYHLLFVILCVARALDLVPNVVRRTVFALAALACMFLIGEQLARQGTLTALAREEPVDAQTVFTEWMESANARLDQMCDGPVVFVSAAGGGSRAAIFAMLSLESLNRMRVDPPDTSTPRCVDQRLSEHVLFISSVSGGSVASAHFSHRLAQGTLGVPLAPGVPLKHAPREELEAHLMDGACGLKADRLWPLSSAALDDMFVDFNAPLLRGLVMPGVSRGEGLASFWSDYLTWPASFSERGRAPLLLVNTASARTGARVVTGKPPLPSLMVNDGKQPSAPARSTSELVASGDIALADAVRASANFPWIVDLPSVVDAKGNKEPLIDGGVFDNTGLDTFVLLLRGLTDSERWKAKPGAQAAIDQFFAKLERRGVLFVEIDSGAKPPSLDESSSSGGALSTPLSALSRASHAFARDMAEYQKAEIGRLLAGRKVTMLQASYDYGDVELSDDASPQQRECFAENQDEVMTAWALGPKDKGRLLGQFLWQEETVGQRIASHIKNLRGAALTEQSLLALLERGLGSSQTEPFIAKLRDPATLELAKRVTGRLASDQVALQQQATSRLYDRDAPAVQVFLDTEMQRPEREVQPDVVEKLEDGSKAAWVFLGQYLSAGSAWRTCYFCKPTDARWSQPPQQFVGRTMESTVPALLRDDPPTGQPATEGRTLGALKVGQSVTVLEVQDWNNLGFIWAKVTLAPREKAKH; encoded by the coding sequence ATGAGCAAGCGACGCTCGAGTCACAAGACCTCCAGCAAGCGGGAATCGGGCAAGGCCCTGTCCTCGGCCCAGGGGCTGCTGCATGCCGTTGGCGAGCAGGCCCCTCCGCCTCCGCCGCCCCGGTGGGTGAGGTATCTGGAGAAGCGGCTCACGACGGTGGTGGCGTTGCTGGTGGCCTTCCTGGCGCTCTCGCAGTTGCCCCAGGTCCACAACATCGTCCTCCAGTTGCCGAGCACGGCCTCCCTGCGCGGCGGCGGCTCCGCGCTCCTGGCCATCGCCTTCTCGGCGTACGTCATCCTGCTCGGCATCTTCTTCTTCATGAGCGCGCTGTGGGTCTTCGTGCCGAGAGAGGACGACGAGTACCCCGGGTGGATGAGACACCCCAATCGCGTCAGCCAAGGAGTGAAGGCCATCTGCAAGCGATTGGTCTCGCTCGCGCGCTTTCCCCTGGCGGAGGGCTCGGCCGGGCGGGTGTGGCTCCATGGCGCCATCATCGTGGCGGCGGTGACGCTGGGGGTCGTGGGCTGGCTGGGGTTGTTGCCCGCGCCGTGGAAGGCGAGAGACCCGGGCCCGAGCATCGTCGCGGGCCTGGCGCTGTCGGTGGGCCTGGTGGGGCTCTTCGGCCGGAGGTTCCTCGCGTGGAAGCCCTCGCTGGGCATCCAGGTGGAGGTCGTCACGCGCGGCCTGGTGATGACGCTGGGCTCGTACTTCCTCGCGGAGCTGCTGTGGGGGGTCTTCATCCCCAACGTCCCCGAGGCCAGCTTCCGGCTCTACACCATCTGGGCCATCTACCACCTGCTCTTCGTGATTCTGTGTGTGGCGCGGGCGCTGGACCTGGTGCCGAACGTCGTGCGGCGCACCGTGTTCGCCCTGGCGGCGTTGGCGTGCATGTTCCTCATCGGCGAGCAGCTCGCGCGCCAGGGCACGCTCACGGCGCTGGCGCGTGAGGAGCCCGTGGACGCCCAGACGGTCTTCACCGAGTGGATGGAGTCGGCGAACGCGCGGCTGGACCAGATGTGTGACGGGCCTGTCGTCTTCGTCTCCGCCGCGGGGGGCGGCTCGCGGGCGGCCATCTTCGCGATGCTGTCGCTGGAGAGCTTGAACCGCATGCGCGTCGACCCGCCGGACACGAGCACGCCTCGCTGCGTGGACCAGCGGCTCTCCGAGCACGTGCTCTTCATCAGCAGCGTCTCCGGGGGCAGCGTCGCCAGCGCGCACTTCTCCCACCGCCTGGCACAGGGGACCCTGGGGGTGCCCCTGGCGCCTGGGGTGCCGCTCAAGCATGCGCCGCGAGAGGAGCTGGAGGCGCACCTGATGGACGGGGCCTGTGGCTTGAAGGCGGACCGGCTCTGGCCCTTGAGCAGCGCGGCGCTGGACGACATGTTCGTGGACTTCAACGCGCCGCTCCTGCGCGGACTGGTGATGCCCGGCGTGAGCCGAGGCGAGGGCCTGGCCTCCTTCTGGTCCGACTACCTCACCTGGCCCGCCAGCTTCTCCGAGCGGGGCCGAGCGCCGCTGCTCCTCGTCAACACGGCGAGCGCGAGGACGGGGGCGCGCGTCGTCACGGGCAAGCCGCCCCTCCCCTCGCTGATGGTCAACGACGGGAAGCAGCCCTCGGCGCCCGCGCGCTCCACGAGTGAGCTGGTCGCCAGCGGAGACATCGCGCTCGCGGATGCGGTCCGGGCGTCCGCGAACTTCCCATGGATTGTCGACTTGCCCAGCGTGGTGGATGCGAAGGGCAACAAGGAGCCACTCATCGATGGCGGGGTGTTCGACAACACGGGGTTGGACACGTTCGTCTTGTTGTTGCGAGGGCTCACGGATTCAGAGCGCTGGAAGGCGAAGCCCGGGGCGCAGGCGGCCATCGACCAGTTCTTCGCGAAGCTGGAGCGGCGCGGGGTGTTGTTCGTGGAGATCGACTCGGGGGCGAAGCCACCGTCGCTCGACGAGAGCAGCAGCTCGGGAGGCGCTCTCTCCACGCCGCTGTCCGCGCTGTCTCGTGCGAGCCATGCGTTCGCGCGAGACATGGCGGAGTACCAGAAGGCGGAGATCGGCCGCCTCCTCGCGGGGAGGAAGGTCACCATGCTCCAGGCCAGCTACGACTATGGCGACGTGGAGCTCTCCGACGACGCGAGTCCGCAGCAGAGGGAGTGCTTCGCGGAGAACCAGGACGAGGTGATGACTGCGTGGGCGCTGGGACCCAAGGACAAGGGGCGGTTGTTGGGGCAGTTCCTCTGGCAGGAGGAGACCGTGGGCCAGCGCATCGCCAGCCACATCAAGAACCTCCGCGGCGCGGCGCTGACGGAGCAGAGCCTCCTCGCGCTGCTGGAGCGAGGACTGGGCTCGAGCCAGACGGAGCCCTTCATCGCGAAGCTGAGGGACCCGGCGACGCTGGAGCTGGCGAAGCGGGTGACCGGGCGGCTCGCGAGCGACCAGGTGGCCTTGCAGCAGCAGGCCACCTCACGCCTCTATGACCGCGACGCGCCGGCGGTGCAGGTGTTCCTCGACACGGAGATGCAGCGGCCCGAGCGGGAGGTCCAGCCCGACGTGGTCGAGAAGCTGGAGGATGGGAGCAAGGCCGCCTGGGTCTTCCTGGGTCAGTACCTGTCCGCCGGGAGCGCGTGGCGCACCTGCTACTTCTGCAAGCCGACGGACGCGCGGTGGTCCCAGCCTCCGCAGCAGTTCGTGGGGAGGACGATGGAGAGCACGGTCCCCGCGCTCTTGAGAGACGACCCGCCGACGGGCCAGCCCGCCACCGAGGGACGCACGTTGGGCGCCCTCAAGGTGGGCCAGAGTGTCACGGTGCTGGAGGTCCAGGACTGGAACAACCTGGGCTTCATCTGGGCGAAGGTGACGCTGGCTCCTCGGGAGAAGGCCAAGCACTAG
- a CDS encoding ornithine cyclodeaminase family protein: MKLDATRTLLVTRSDLRRIVEEVGTDTLMDELIRDLTDALRTFDGDLTEVRKRDGFLLEHPRQTGCLEWMPVMRRGDSVTVKMVGYSPLNPEEQGLPTIIATNSLYDVKTGHLLALMDGVFATALRTGAASAVATRCLASPDSRVLGLVGCGAQAVTQLHAISRVFPLTEVLAFDTSAEAQQSLARRTRFLGLEVKAVSLAEVEARSDILCTATSVVVGGGPVISGEILKPHVHINAVGSDLPSKTELPKAVLERSLVCPDFLAQAMVEGECQQLRPDQVGPDLVTLVKNPDVYEPWRQRMTVFDSTGYALEDQVVTALLLRHAERLGLGTSVGLETVGGDALDPYSVLREPEPSVVRDLRRATGS, from the coding sequence TTGAAGCTCGACGCGACACGTACGCTGTTGGTGACCCGGTCCGACTTGCGCCGCATCGTCGAGGAGGTGGGCACGGACACCCTCATGGACGAGCTCATCCGCGACCTGACGGACGCGCTGCGGACGTTCGACGGAGACCTCACGGAGGTGCGCAAGCGGGACGGCTTCCTGCTGGAGCACCCGCGCCAGACGGGGTGCCTGGAGTGGATGCCGGTGATGCGGCGGGGGGACTCGGTGACGGTGAAGATGGTGGGCTACAGCCCGCTCAACCCCGAGGAGCAGGGGCTGCCCACCATCATCGCGACGAACAGCCTCTATGACGTGAAGACGGGGCACCTGCTCGCGCTGATGGACGGGGTGTTCGCGACGGCGTTGCGCACGGGCGCGGCCTCGGCGGTCGCCACGCGCTGCCTGGCCTCGCCCGACAGCCGCGTGCTGGGGCTCGTGGGCTGTGGCGCGCAGGCGGTGACGCAGCTTCACGCCATCAGCCGCGTCTTCCCGCTCACGGAGGTGCTGGCCTTCGACACGAGCGCGGAGGCGCAGCAGTCGCTGGCGCGGCGCACGCGCTTCCTGGGGCTGGAGGTGAAGGCCGTGTCGCTCGCGGAGGTGGAGGCGCGCTCGGACATCCTCTGCACGGCGACATCGGTCGTCGTGGGCGGAGGCCCGGTCATTTCAGGGGAGATACTCAAGCCGCATGTCCACATCAACGCGGTGGGCTCGGACCTGCCCAGCAAGACGGAGCTGCCCAAGGCGGTGCTGGAGCGCAGCCTCGTGTGCCCGGACTTCCTGGCGCAGGCGATGGTGGAGGGCGAGTGCCAGCAGTTGCGCCCGGACCAGGTGGGCCCGGACCTCGTCACGCTGGTGAAGAACCCGGACGTGTATGAGCCGTGGCGTCAGCGAATGACGGTGTTCGACTCCACGGGGTACGCGCTGGAGGATCAGGTCGTCACCGCGCTGCTACTGCGGCACGCGGAGCGGCTGGGACTGGGCACCTCCGTGGGCCTGGAGACGGTCGGCGGCGACGCGTTGGATCCCTACTCCGTGCTGCGCGAGCCGGAGCCGTCGGTGGTGCGGGACCTTCGCCGCGCCACCGGGAGCTGA
- a CDS encoding type II asparaginase, with amino-acid sequence MNGSKNSVWGAVCALGLLMTGAGIAAQQDAQSPPATGQAAPAKEKAKAAEAPKASVRILATGGTIAGAQGNPQGYGYKAGTFKVEDLIKSVPNVDKLAKLSGEQVVNIGSQDMNDAVWLKLAKRTNELLASPEVDAVVITHGTDTLEETSYFLDLVVKSNKPVVLVGSMRPATAISADGPGNLYDAVAVAASPEAKGRGVLVVINDEIHAARNVTKTNTTNVETFRSLNRGPSGVVNTGKISWFEKMDKRHTVDSEFSVVGKDSLPRVDILYAHANMSPDLIDAAVKNGAKGLVIAGVGDGNMTQPALDALTKHAKKGVVVVRSTRLPSGLVLRNNEINDDEKGFVASGELNPAKSRVLLQLALQETKDPARIQRMFQEY; translated from the coding sequence ATGAACGGCTCGAAGAACAGTGTGTGGGGAGCGGTATGTGCCCTGGGGCTCCTGATGACGGGGGCGGGAATCGCCGCCCAGCAAGACGCCCAGTCGCCGCCCGCGACGGGGCAGGCGGCGCCCGCGAAGGAGAAGGCGAAGGCGGCGGAGGCGCCCAAGGCGTCCGTGCGAATCCTCGCCACGGGAGGCACCATCGCCGGTGCCCAGGGGAATCCCCAGGGGTACGGCTACAAGGCCGGGACCTTCAAGGTCGAGGACCTCATCAAGAGCGTCCCCAACGTGGACAAGCTGGCGAAGCTGTCCGGCGAGCAGGTGGTCAACATCGGCAGCCAGGACATGAACGACGCGGTCTGGCTGAAGTTGGCGAAGCGGACCAATGAGCTCCTGGCCTCGCCCGAGGTGGACGCCGTGGTCATCACCCACGGCACCGACACGCTGGAGGAGACGTCGTACTTCCTGGACCTGGTGGTGAAGAGCAACAAGCCCGTCGTGCTCGTGGGCTCCATGCGGCCCGCCACCGCCATCAGCGCGGACGGGCCGGGGAACCTCTACGACGCGGTGGCCGTCGCGGCCTCGCCCGAGGCGAAGGGGCGCGGCGTGCTGGTGGTCATCAACGATGAAATCCACGCGGCCCGCAACGTCACGAAGACGAACACCACCAACGTGGAGACCTTCCGCAGCCTCAACCGCGGCCCGTCCGGCGTGGTCAACACGGGGAAGATCAGCTGGTTCGAGAAGATGGACAAGCGCCACACGGTGGACTCCGAGTTCTCCGTCGTGGGCAAGGACTCGCTCCCGCGCGTGGACATCCTCTACGCCCACGCGAACATGAGCCCGGACCTCATCGACGCCGCGGTGAAGAACGGCGCCAAGGGGCTGGTCATCGCGGGCGTGGGCGATGGGAACATGACCCAGCCGGCGTTGGACGCGCTGACGAAGCACGCGAAGAAGGGCGTGGTGGTGGTCCGCAGCACGCGGCTTCCCAGCGGCCTGGTCCTGCGCAACAACGAGATCAACGACGACGAGAAGGGCTTCGTGGCCTCGGGTGAGTTGAACCCCGCGAAGTCTCGCGTGCTGTTGCAGCTGGCGCTGCAGGAGACGAAGGACCCCGCGCGCATCCAGCGGATGTTCCAGGAGTATTGA